A region from the Fusarium musae strain F31 chromosome 1, whole genome shotgun sequence genome encodes:
- a CDS encoding hypothetical protein (EggNog:ENOG41), whose amino-acid sequence MTAAASKARLTCTCSEFARIRAERERGKRPKKVKISSLQQTLNKTPSSLILTLQTINIIQQHSALIVNMNNEKVEWSRWTTLSDDDDDGVEAEKPAKRPRTNENAQNPTDPDPDVPDEEPSEDLHDEEPPEAEIPGTEDTISDPGDPDTNFTTEEEPVGNAPDPSQAESSEGEDTISDPGDPDTNVTTEEEPVGNAPDPSQAESPEGEDTISDPGDPDTSATIEEEPIENAPGPSSSQAAQNTGSGQGSREGKGSVPVAVAGR is encoded by the exons ATGACAGCTGCTGCCTCCAAGGCTCGCCTCACTTGCACCTGCTCAGAGTTCGCAAGAATCAgggcagagagagagagaggaaagaGGCCCAAGAAAGTCAAGATTTCTTCCCTCCAACAAACTCTCAACaagacaccatcatcactcatCTTAACACTAcaaaccatcaacatcattcaGCAGCATTCAGCACTCATCGTGAATATGAATAATGAAAAAGTGGAGTGGAGTCGGTGGACTACTTTGtcagacgacgacgacgacggtGTCGAAGCCGAGAAGCCTGCCAAACGTCCACGGACAAATGAAAACGCGCAAAACCCGACAGACCCCGACCCCGATGTCCCAGATGAAGAGCCCTCCGAGGATTTACATGATGAGGAACCGCCAGAGGCAGAGATTCCGGGGACAGAAGACACTATAAGCGACCCAGGAGACCCTGATACAAATTTCACGACCGAGGAGGAGCCTGTAGGGAATGCACCTGACCCGTCACAGGCGGAGAGTTCAGAGGGGGAAGACACTATAAGCGATCCAGGAGACCCTGATACAAATGTCACGACCGAGGAGGAGCCTGTAGGGAATGCACCTGACCCGTCACAGGCGGAGAGTCCAGAGGGGGAAGACACTATAAGCGATCCGGGAGACCCTGATACGAGTGCAACAATCGAGGAGGAGCCTATCGAAAATGCACCTGGTCCTAGCTCATCACAGGCAGCCCAGAACACTGGGAGTGGCCAGGGTAGCA GAGAAGGAAAGGGCAGTGTACCGGTGGCTGTAGCCGGGAGATGA
- a CDS encoding hypothetical protein (EggNog:ENOG41): MRSKHQIFITVPIPSRVPPEIVLAHIQTYTPMLANNNVIMSFKETTPNMELRQNLLVQRETHAGARPDEG, from the exons ATGCGGTCTAAGCATCAGATATTCATCACCGTCCCTATCCCGAGCCGCGTGCCGCCGGAAATCGTCCTCGCTCACATCCAGACCTACACGCCTATGCTGGCCAACAACAATGTGATCATGAGCTTCAAAGAGACGACGCCCAACATGGAGCTC CGTCAGAACCTTCTCGTCCAGCGAGAGACTCATGCTGGCGCCCGGCCTGACGAGGGATAG
- a CDS encoding hypothetical protein (EggNog:ENOG41~CAZy:AA3), with protein sequence MFLNHLKLAFGAVLATGSGTLATKPDVYDYVIIGSGPGGGSLAANLAREGHSVFLIEAGGDNHTSILQQLPALLRSRTAAETPGHSWQFFVNHYEDFDAARRDPKYTYIQTNGSYYVGLDPPEGARPAGLYYPRGSTLGGSAQVNAMNFAWCPDNEWDYIANLTGDASWGHEHMRRHLMNLENCTYVPEGTPGHGFDGYLVNDQSNATVNIGSPNVANFFSQMFHETEGFDVEDPAEMTELLLRDINGPDPRRYENGRMYSTPVAIDPSTAARSGAGIYINQVIDAGHPLTISFHSLATRVLTKQGRNKKPRAYGVEYMVGEGLYSADGRYDPEQTGEIREVHAKHEVIVSGGAFNTPQILMLSGIGPREELEAWDIPVVVDLPAVGSNLHDNYEVPVQIRGEENWLIPQESPCTGTFDDEDPCFVLWRDDASGPYASRDSSYGAVWRSSQSWDNDSDLMFLSSPGLSGLVGFYPGYSTGERAGNDPAEWMHAVVKMQTSNSAGTVRLNSSDPRIRPNINFNYFTESAERDLDAIVEGIEMLKRAFDATGVPYTQLSPDPENLRQSIQDLAFSHHASSTCAIGADDDEDSCVDSRFRVRGVDNLRVVDASVFPRSPGGMPNGPTWTISRKAFETLLEDNH encoded by the exons ATGTTTCTCAATCACCTCAAACTCGCCTTCGGTGCCGTTTTAGCTACTGGCTCTGGCACTCTTGCGACAAAGCCCGACGTCTACGACTATGTCATCATCGGCTCTGGTCCAGGAGGAGGTTCTCTTGC TGCCAATCTAGCTAGAGAGGGTCACtccgtcttcctcatcgaagCCGGAGGCGACAATCATACCAgcattcttcaacagcttccaGCTCT TCTAAGGTCTCGAACTGCTGCCGAGACTCCCGGCCATTCTTGGCAGTTCTTTGTCAATCATTACGAGGACTTTGACGCGGCTCGCCGTGATCCCAAGTACACTTATATCCAGACCAATGGCTCGTACTACGTTGGCCTTGATCCGCCCGAGGGTGCTAGACC TGCCGGTTTGTACTATCCTCGTGGCTCAACCCTCGGCGGCAGTGCGCAAGTCAATGCCATGAACTTTGCCTGGTGTCCTGACAACGAGTGGGACTACATCGCCAATCTCACGGGCGATGCCTCCTGGGGCCATGAGCACATGCGTCGGCATCTGATGAATCTCGAGAACTGCACCTACGTCCCTGAGGGTACTCCTGGTCATGGCTTTGATGGCTACCTGGTG AACGACCAGAGTAACGCAACAGTCAACATCGGATCCCCCAATGTcgccaacttcttctcccaAATGTTCCACGAGACCGAAGGCTTCGATGTCGAAGATCCCGCCGAGATGaccgagcttcttctccgcgACATCAACGGTCCTGACCCACGTCGCTACGAAAACGGCCGCATGTACAGCACACCCGTGGCAATCGATCCCAGCACAGCTGCCAGAAGCGGTGCTGGTATCTACATCAACCAGGTCATCGATGCCGGACACCCATTGACTATCAGCTTCCACTCTTTAGCGACACGCGTTCTTACTAAACAGGGCCGCAACAAGAAGCCCCGTGCTTATGGTGTGGAGTATATGGTTGGAGAGGGGTTGTACTCTGCTGATGGGCGATATGATCCTGAGCAGACTGGTGAGATTCGGGAGGTCCATGCCAAACATGAGGTTATTGTTTCTGGTGGTGCGTTCAACACTCCTCAGATTCTTATGCTGAGTGGCATTGGGCCTCGTGAGGAGTTGGAGGCTTGGGATAttcctgttgttgttgacctACCTGCTGTT GGCTCTAACCTGCACGACAACTACGAAGTTCCTGTCCAAATCCGCGGTGAAGAGAACTGGCTAATCCCACAAGAGTCTCCATGCACTGGTACCTTCGACGACGAAGACCCCTGCTTCGTACTCTGGCGAGACGACGCTTCAGGACCATACGCATCACGCGACAGCAGCTACGGCGCCGTCTGGCGAAGCAGCCAAAGCTGGGACAATGACTCAGACCTCATGTTCCTCAGCAGTCCCGGCCTCTCAGGCTTGGTAGGCTTCTACCCAGGTTACTCAACCGGCGAGAGAGCAGGCAATGATCCCGCAGAGTGGATGCACGCTGTCGTCAAGATGCAGACCAGCAACAGCGCCGGCACCGTTCGACTCAACTCATCCGATCCTCGTATCCGACCTaacatcaacttcaactacTTCACCGAGTCAGCGGAGCGTGATCTCGACGCTATTGTTGAAGGAATTGAGATGCTCAAAAGGGCGTTTGACGCGACTGGTGTTCCGTATACCCAGCTTAGTCCTGACCCTGAAAACTTGAGACAGAGTATCCAAGACCTGGCTTTTAGTCATCATGCCTCATCAACTTGTGCCATCGGagctgatgacgatgaggactcTTGTGTTGACTCTAGGTTTCGCGTGCGCGGCGTTGATAACCTACGCGTTGTCGACGCGTCTGTCTTTCCTCGAAGTCCTGGCGGTATGCCTAATGGACCGACTTGGACTATTTCTCGCAAGGCATTTGAGACTCTTTTGGAGGACAACCATTAA